A window from Luteolibacter flavescens encodes these proteins:
- a CDS encoding NlpC/P60 family protein, giving the protein MWRRLRDDVPMSRKYPIRLVLYAGALAAYLAWQPLHNGWVRYGLPLALAMTWAGAVMLAWERRKWRVAVMGLPLLVMLPFIMPGRELDAPRLTDRYLASMRGYEGTRYRWGGEGGLGIDCSGLPRRALREALLDQALRGNGRAARLWLEQWWYDTSAKAMSEGYRGFTRPTGVTGELVTIDPATVKAGDLAVTQDGRHVLIHLGDGAWIQADPGEGKVVIGRPGKDQNPWFRSGVTVHRWEVFW; this is encoded by the coding sequence ATGTGGCGCCGTCTCCGCGATGATGTGCCGATGTCACGGAAGTATCCCATCAGGCTTGTCCTCTATGCCGGTGCGCTCGCCGCCTATCTGGCGTGGCAGCCGCTGCACAATGGCTGGGTGCGCTACGGGCTGCCGCTGGCACTCGCGATGACATGGGCGGGGGCGGTGATGCTGGCGTGGGAGCGGCGGAAATGGCGCGTGGCGGTGATGGGCCTTCCGCTGCTGGTGATGCTTCCCTTCATCATGCCGGGGCGGGAGCTGGATGCGCCGCGTCTCACGGATCGCTACCTGGCATCGATGCGTGGCTACGAGGGGACGCGCTACCGGTGGGGCGGTGAAGGCGGGCTCGGCATCGATTGCTCGGGGCTGCCACGGCGGGCGCTGAGGGAGGCGCTGCTCGACCAGGCATTGCGGGGAAACGGCCGCGCGGCGCGCCTGTGGCTGGAGCAGTGGTGGTACGACACCAGCGCAAAGGCGATGAGCGAGGGCTATCGCGGCTTCACCCGGCCGACCGGGGTGACGGGCGAGCTTGTGACCATCGATCCCGCGACCGTGAAGGCGGGGGATCTCGCGGTGACGCAGGATGGCCGCCATGTGCTGATCCATCTGGGCGACGGTGCGTGGATCCAGGCGGATCCGGGGGAGGGGAAGGTCGTCATCGGACGACCGGGAAAGGATCAGAATCCGTGGTTCCGCAGCGGGGTGACGGTTCACCGCTGGGAGGTTTTTTGGTGA
- a CDS encoding YiiX/YebB-like N1pC/P60 family cysteine hydrolase — protein MLRLLAILPLALASCSIAGKSGSHADYQPVEGDILFQSLPNPPGLDLVDAIEGTTGSPYSHCGMVFQEDGKWQVIEAIGPVKITPLKSYVSRGRGKQVWAYRLDEASRKHVPAALAAMKKDLGKPYDPRYRFDDEAIYCSELIWRGWVAATGKGLGKTVTLGSLDWRPYKPVIEAIEGQGNLPLDRKMITPRDMAKAKELTLVYPAP, from the coding sequence ATGCTCCGTCTCCTCGCCATCCTCCCGCTCGCCCTCGCCTCGTGCAGCATCGCTGGCAAGTCCGGCAGCCACGCGGACTATCAGCCCGTGGAGGGCGATATCCTCTTCCAATCGCTGCCAAATCCCCCCGGGCTCGATCTCGTGGACGCCATCGAGGGCACCACCGGCTCGCCCTATTCCCACTGCGGCATGGTCTTCCAGGAAGACGGCAAGTGGCAGGTGATCGAGGCCATCGGCCCGGTGAAGATCACCCCGCTGAAAAGCTATGTCTCCCGCGGTCGCGGCAAGCAGGTCTGGGCCTACCGGCTCGACGAGGCGAGCCGCAAACACGTCCCCGCCGCGCTCGCCGCGATGAAGAAAGACCTCGGCAAGCCCTACGACCCGCGCTACCGTTTCGACGACGAGGCCATCTACTGCTCCGAGCTCATCTGGCGCGGCTGGGTGGCCGCCACCGGCAAGGGACTCGGCAAGACCGTCACCCTCGGCAGCCTCGATTGGCGGCCCTACAAGCCCGTGATCGAGGCCATCGAAGGCCAAGGCAACCTGCCCCTCGACCGCAAGATGATCACCCCCCGCGACATGGCCAAGGCCAAGGAGCTGACCCTCGTCTATCCCGCGCCGTAG
- a CDS encoding Ig-like domain-containing protein has product MLLATSAGASAAISSSVFYLERSQQAEGLESLSIRLSVTITEGTLAQGAASTAVLEDPAGGLHAITGSARSGSVSFAATVPLETLADAGGVWKLTVNEGAGADEDLRITVPTVEMDAFPVYPAFPKHPYEGDASKIRFVWNTAASAISTAGGSVVSTGNGSAVYGYTPGGPRQVDVSHIQSINGATIANPDGTPRGPVTTQSLQSQSWMEVFTDAEPRELAGQTTTTDGVHEFFASGLVKGGRYAVLGRTGEGAWEEIYRFVAVSNAHVYEEEQGEEPRSFMIEADPNRAPVAEPAALAVVEDTPLPVTLYGSDADGDAFVFEIVTPPTKGVIDSRETGWFYVPNANVTGADEFTFRVNDGSERSAYSEPATVSIFISPVNDVPVATGGEFFTMKGGTFRFTLPGMDVDGDAMTFQVIDQPEKGKLTGTPPNLTYKAAKPGEWTFRYTVSDGQTTSAPGIITLRVRAENAKPVAQPSSVVAHMGQPLLLPLTGLDTDQDPLSFSITKKPKTGTLTGTPPAVYYTPKPGYRGTDSVSYVANDGKANSKPAVIQITVINPNNRAPVASSFVALGPPVKKVVPVVLSATDADGDPVTYRLLTQPENGKLTGKVPNLKFKPANGFTGTASFSYVANDGTVDSAPATVTIPVGEVNLPAPAASFAR; this is encoded by the coding sequence ATGCTGTTGGCGACGTCCGCCGGGGCCAGCGCGGCCATTTCCAGCAGCGTCTTTTACCTTGAGCGCTCGCAGCAGGCAGAGGGTCTGGAATCGTTGTCGATCCGGCTTTCCGTGACGATCACCGAGGGCACGCTGGCGCAGGGCGCGGCGAGCACCGCGGTGCTGGAGGACCCGGCGGGCGGGCTGCATGCGATCACCGGATCTGCCCGTAGCGGCAGCGTGAGCTTTGCTGCCACGGTTCCGCTGGAGACCCTGGCGGATGCGGGCGGAGTGTGGAAGCTGACGGTGAATGAAGGTGCCGGTGCCGACGAGGACCTGCGCATCACGGTGCCGACCGTGGAGATGGATGCATTTCCGGTTTACCCCGCTTTCCCCAAGCACCCGTACGAGGGCGATGCGAGCAAGATCCGCTTTGTGTGGAATACGGCGGCCTCGGCGATCTCCACGGCGGGCGGCTCGGTGGTCTCCACGGGGAATGGCAGCGCGGTGTATGGCTACACTCCCGGTGGTCCGCGGCAGGTGGACGTGTCGCACATCCAGAGCATCAATGGCGCGACGATCGCGAATCCCGACGGCACGCCGCGCGGGCCGGTGACCACCCAGTCGCTGCAGTCGCAGAGCTGGATGGAAGTCTTCACGGATGCCGAGCCGCGCGAGCTGGCCGGGCAGACGACGACCACGGATGGTGTGCATGAGTTCTTCGCGTCCGGCCTGGTGAAGGGCGGCCGCTACGCCGTGCTCGGCAGGACAGGCGAGGGCGCGTGGGAGGAGATCTACCGCTTCGTCGCGGTGTCGAATGCCCACGTTTACGAAGAAGAGCAGGGCGAGGAGCCGCGCTCCTTCATGATCGAGGCGGACCCGAACCGCGCACCGGTCGCCGAGCCGGCGGCGCTCGCGGTGGTGGAAGACACTCCGCTTCCCGTGACTCTCTATGGCAGTGATGCGGATGGGGATGCATTTGTCTTCGAGATCGTCACGCCGCCGACGAAGGGCGTGATCGACAGCCGTGAGACGGGCTGGTTCTACGTGCCGAATGCGAATGTCACCGGCGCGGACGAATTCACCTTCCGCGTCAATGACGGCTCCGAGCGCTCTGCCTACTCCGAGCCCGCCACGGTGAGTATCTTCATCTCGCCGGTGAATGACGTGCCGGTGGCGACGGGGGGCGAATTCTTCACGATGAAGGGCGGCACCTTCCGCTTCACGCTGCCGGGCATGGATGTGGACGGCGACGCGATGACCTTCCAGGTGATCGACCAGCCGGAGAAGGGCAAGCTGACCGGCACCCCGCCGAACCTGACCTACAAGGCGGCGAAGCCGGGCGAGTGGACCTTCCGCTACACGGTGAGCGATGGCCAGACGACCTCTGCGCCGGGCATCATCACGCTGCGCGTGCGTGCGGAGAATGCGAAGCCGGTGGCCCAGCCGTCCTCGGTGGTGGCGCACATGGGCCAGCCGCTGCTGCTGCCGCTGACCGGGCTGGATACCGACCAGGATCCGCTCTCCTTTTCCATCACGAAGAAGCCGAAGACCGGCACGCTGACCGGCACGCCACCGGCGGTGTATTACACGCCGAAGCCCGGCTACCGCGGCACGGACTCCGTGAGCTATGTGGCGAATGACGGGAAGGCGAACTCGAAGCCCGCGGTGATCCAGATCACGGTGATCAACCCGAACAACCGCGCCCCGGTGGCCTCCTCCTTCGTGGCGCTCGGGCCGCCGGTGAAGAAGGTCGTGCCCGTGGTGCTGTCCGCGACGGACGCCGATGGCGACCCGGTGACCTACCGCCTGCTCACCCAGCCGGAAAACGGCAAGCTGACGGGCAAGGTGCCGAACCTGAAATTCAAGCCCGCGAACGGATTCACCGGCACCGCCAGCTTCTCCTACGTGGCGAATGACGGCACGGTGGACTCGGCCCCGGCGACGGTGACCATCCCGGTCGGGGAGGTCAATTTGCCCGCCCCCGCGGCGAGCTTTGCGCGCTAA
- a CDS encoding NAD-dependent epimerase/dehydratase family protein, with protein MRHLLLCGHGYLGQAISRDFIAADWQVTPLSRSGGDGSIACDLTSAADVAALEVERPDFIVHCASSGRGGAEAYRAVYLEGCRHLLERFPGVPLLFTSSTSVYAQVDGSEVTEESPAAPDRETGQILRETEELVLSRGGLVTRLSGIYGPHRSVILRKFLGGEAIIEEDGRRYLNQIHRDDAAAAILHLATLPRDLPSRLYNLTDTRPLTQRECYETLSTIFSCPLPPTGPRDPDRKRGWTHKRVSNAKLRSLGWEPRFPSYLDAVESIAPTLGDPGHA; from the coding sequence GTGCGTCACCTTCTCCTCTGCGGCCACGGCTACCTCGGCCAGGCGATCTCCCGCGACTTCATCGCCGCCGACTGGCAGGTCACCCCGCTCTCGCGCTCCGGCGGCGATGGCAGCATCGCGTGCGACCTCACGTCCGCAGCGGATGTCGCCGCGCTGGAGGTGGAGCGTCCGGACTTCATCGTCCACTGTGCATCATCGGGTCGTGGTGGTGCGGAGGCCTACCGCGCCGTCTATCTCGAGGGCTGCCGCCACCTGCTGGAGCGCTTCCCCGGCGTGCCGCTGCTCTTCACCTCCAGCACCTCCGTCTATGCGCAGGTGGATGGCTCGGAGGTCACCGAGGAAAGCCCCGCCGCGCCCGACCGCGAGACCGGACAGATCCTCCGCGAGACCGAGGAGCTCGTCCTTTCCCGCGGCGGCCTCGTCACCCGGCTCTCCGGCATCTACGGCCCGCACCGCAGCGTCATCCTCAGGAAATTCCTCGGCGGCGAAGCCATCATCGAGGAAGACGGCCGGCGCTATCTGAACCAGATCCACCGCGACGACGCCGCCGCCGCCATCCTCCACCTGGCCACACTCCCGCGCGATCTCCCCTCGCGGCTCTACAATCTCACCGATACGCGCCCGCTCACCCAGCGCGAGTGCTACGAGACCCTTAGTACCATCTTCTCCTGCCCCCTCCCGCCCACCGGCCCGCGCGATCCCGACCGCAAGCGCGGCTGGACCCACAAGCGCGTGTCAAATGCGAAGCTCCGCTCGCTCGGCTGGGAACCGCGCTTCCCCTCCTACCTCGATGCCGTGGAATCCATCGCCCCCACCCTCGGCGATCCCGGCCACGCGTGA
- a CDS encoding YitT family protein, which produces MALKLSHWLNSRHIALEWAGTAAAGLLYAIALKYFVFPAKVILTGFEGIAAALSYFFHSPSLFLILYGISQAILVAFAYKKISRTFAVRTALTTGVVLLVLPFLPEMKMADSQQERLILVLFGGILSGLAKALALRLRGSTGDEDVLGAWFAMKYLKPVGSIAVISAAISCAFGLVMEYFTYRHIEPVINTLMYTSIFIFTGAETLNNFFKKFKLVMITAFGKEPDKIGRAIKTAAPHRTYTLQPGTGGFSAEPVHLVRTIVTHEELPEILDALERDCPEAFHFHHDIEGISRSYYIKPIG; this is translated from the coding sequence GTGGCATTGAAACTCTCCCACTGGCTCAACTCCCGACATATCGCGCTCGAATGGGCGGGCACGGCTGCGGCCGGGCTCCTCTATGCCATCGCGCTGAAGTACTTCGTCTTCCCCGCGAAGGTCATCCTCACCGGCTTCGAGGGCATCGCGGCGGCGCTCAGCTACTTCTTCCACAGCCCCTCGCTCTTCCTCATCCTCTACGGCATCTCGCAGGCCATCCTCGTCGCCTTCGCCTACAAGAAGATCAGCCGCACCTTCGCCGTCCGCACCGCGCTCACCACCGGCGTCGTGCTGCTGGTGCTCCCCTTCCTGCCGGAGATGAAGATGGCGGACTCCCAGCAGGAGCGCCTCATCCTCGTCCTCTTCGGCGGCATTCTCTCCGGCCTGGCGAAGGCCCTCGCCCTGCGGCTCCGCGGGTCCACCGGCGATGAGGACGTCCTCGGCGCGTGGTTCGCCATGAAGTACCTGAAGCCCGTCGGCTCCATCGCCGTCATCTCCGCCGCCATCTCATGCGCCTTCGGCCTGGTGATGGAATACTTCACCTACCGGCACATCGAGCCCGTCATCAATACGCTCATGTACACCAGCATCTTCATCTTCACCGGTGCCGAGACGCTGAACAACTTCTTCAAGAAATTCAAACTGGTGATGATCACCGCCTTCGGCAAGGAGCCGGACAAGATCGGCAGGGCCATCAAGACCGCCGCGCCCCACCGCACCTACACCCTGCAGCCCGGCACCGGTGGCTTCTCCGCCGAGCCCGTCCACCTCGTCCGCACCATCGTCACCCACGAGGAGCTGCCCGAGATCCTCGATGCCCTGGAGCGCGATTGCCCGGAAGCCTTCCACTTCCACCACGATATCGAGGGCATCTCCCGCAGCTACTACATCAAGCCCATCGGGTAG